The Corvus hawaiiensis isolate bCorHaw1 chromosome 2, bCorHaw1.pri.cur, whole genome shotgun sequence genome includes a window with the following:
- the LOC125321169 gene encoding histone H2A-beta, sperm-like — translation MSARGKKQAVAGKPGSASRRSKSARAGLQFPVGRVYRFLQRGKYADRIASGAAIYLAAVMEYMVAEVLELAGNAAHENKKTRILPRHIQLAVRSDEELNKFFACVTIPQGGVVPKILSQLLPKKTSRTVASSQEYGGSH, via the coding sequence ATGTCTGCACGTGGAAAGAAACAAGCAGTGGCTGGCAAGCCTGGAAGTGCATCAAGGAGAAGCAAATCAGCCAGGGCAGGTCTGCAGTTCCCTGTGGGTCGTGTCTATAGATTCCTCCAAAGAGGGAAGTATGCTGATAGGATTGCTTCTGGTGCTGCCATCTACCTGGCTGCAGTAATGGAGTACATGGTAGCAGAGgtcctggagctggcagggaatgctgcacatgaaaacaagaaaacaaggaTCCTGCCAAGGCACATTCAGCTAGCTGTGAGAAGTGATGAAGAGCTGAACAAATTCTTTGCCTGTGTGACCATTCCTCAAGGCGGGGTTGTACCAAAGATCCTCTCTCAGCTCCTTCCAAAGAAAACTAGTAGAACTGTTGCTTCATCTCAGGAATATGGTGGTAGCCACTGA